GCCGGCCGAACCCAAGTTGTCAGCAATGCTATGGGCGCCACTCTCCACCTGCCGGCCGGCGTCGGCGATAGTCGAGAGGGCATCGTAGACGGCGGTGCCGATCAACAGCCAGATCGCCGTCCACACGACGATGACGGCGTCGCTGAACAACTGGGCCAGCAGCCGGCCCGGCCTGGTGGCGTAGGGCAAAAAGCGCGATCTCATGACCTCGATCCCAGCACAGCTCCCGCCCCGACGGTCGTCGCGACGCCCGATAGGCTGGCCCGATGCGCCCTGCACTGTCCGACTATCAGCACCTGGCCAGCGGAAAGGTCCGTGAGCTCTACCGCGTCGACGGCGAGCATCTGTTGCTGGTCGCCAGCGACCGGATCTCCGCATATGACTTCGTCCTGGACAGCACAATCCCGGACAAGGGACGCATCCTGACCGCGATGAGCGTCTTCTTCTTCGGCCTCGTCTCTGAACTCACCGACACTCCCAATCACCTGGCCGGACCGCCCGACGACCCGCGCATCCCCGACTCGGTGCTGGGCCGCGCGCTGGTGGTACGGCAGTTGGAGATGATGCCCGTCGAATGCGTGGCTCGGGGATACCTGACCGGCTCCGGGTTGCTCGACTACCAGAAGACCGGACAGGTATGCGGCATCGAATTACCGCCCGGCCTGGTCGAAGCCAGCAAGTTCGCCGAGCCGCTATTCACACCAGCCACCAAGGCCGCGCTGGGCGACCACGACGAAAACATCGCCTTCGACCGGGTGATAGAGCTGGTGGGTGCGGACCGCGCCAACCAGCTACGCGATCGCACGCTGCAGATCTATGCCCAGGCCGCCGACCACGCGCTGACGAGGGGAATCATCATCGCCGACACGAAGTTCGAATTCGGCACCGACCCGGACGGCAATCTGCTATTGGCCGACGAAATCTTCACTCCCGACTCGTCGCGGTACTGGCCCGCTGAGGATTACCGAGTCGGGGTGGTGCAGACCAGTTTCGACAAGCAGTTCGTGCGTAACTGGCTGACGAGCCCGGAATCCGGCTGGGACCGGCACGGCTCCATACCGCCACCGCCGTTGCCGCAGCCGATCATCGACGCCACTCGTGACCGTTACCTCAACGCCTACGAACGCATCTCCGGCTTGAGTTTCGACGACTGGATCGGCCCGGCGGCATGACGGAGGTCAACGCCCCGACGGCGTCGCCGCCGGTCGCCAAGCGTGTTCCGACCACCCGTGAGCACCACGGCGACGTCTTCGTCGACCCCTACGAGTGGTTGCGTGAGAAATCCAATCCCGAGGTCATCGCCTACCTGGAGGCCGAAAACGACTACACCGACCGGAGGCTTGAACATCTAGAACCGCTGCGGCAGCAGCTTTTCGACGAGATCAAGGCGCGCACCAAGGAGACCGACCTCTCGGTGCCCACCCGGCAGGGCGATTGGTGGTACTACTCACGCACGTTCGAGGGTCAGCAGTACCGTGTTCAATGCCGGTGCCCGGTCGCTGACCCCGACGACTGGGACCCGCCGGCCCTGGACGAGAACACCGACATTGCTGATGAGCAAATACTGCTCGATTCGAACGAAGAGGCCGAGGGGTACGACTTCTTCGCCCTGGGCGCCGCCTTGGTGAGCCTGGATGCCCAGCTGCTCGCCTACTCCGTCGACACTGTCGGCGACGAGCGGTATACCTTGCGGTTCAAGGATTTACGTACGGGCGAGAAATACCCAGACGAAATTGCCGATATCGCGAGCGGAGTGACATGGGCCGCGGACAACCGGACGGTGTACTACCTGACCCTGGACGACGCACACCGCCCGGACAAGGTGTGGCGGTATCGGCTGGGCTCCGGCGAGCCGGCGGAATTGGTCTATCACGAAGCCGACGAGCGATTTTGGCTCGGGGTGGGGCTGAGCCGCAGCGAAGCCTACGTTTTCATCGCGTCCGGTTCGTCCATCACCTCTGAGGTTCACTACGCCGACGCGTGGGACCCACAGGCCCGATTCACCGTCGTGTTGCCGCGCCGGGACGGCGTCGAGTACTCGGTGGAGCACGCGATAGCCGGCGCGGGGGACCGCTTCCTGATTCTGCACAACGACGGCGCGGTGAATTTCACTCTCACCGAGGCCCCGGTCAGCGATCCCACCCAGCAGCGAACGCTGATCCCACACCGCGATGACGTGCGGATCGAAGCCGCGGATGCCTTCGCCAGTCATCTGGTGATCAGCTACCGGCGCGCAGCCCTGCCGCGAATACAGTTGTGGCCCATCGCTTCCGACGGCAGCTACGGTGAGCCGGAGGAGATCGGTTTCGAGTCGGAACTGATGTCGTCGGGCCTGGGTGCCAATCCGAACTGGGTTTCGCCAAAGCTTCGGGTCAGGGCGGGGTCTTTGGTCACGCCGTTGCGGATCTATGACATCGACCTGAGCACCGGCGAGCGCACGCTGCTGCGGGAGCAGCCCGTGCTCGGCGACTATCGACCCGATTACTATGTGGAGCGCCGCGACTGGGCACCGGCCTCCGACGGCACCTTGATCCCGGTCTCGATCGTGCATCGGGCCGGTCTGGACCTTCCCGCTCCCACCCTCATCTACGGCTACGGCGCCTACGAAATCTGCACGGATCCAAGCTTTTCGATAGCGCGGTTGTCGCTGTTGGACCGGGGCATGGTGTTCGCGATTGCCCATGCCCGCGGCGGGGGAGAGATGGGCCGGCTGTGGTACGAGCACGGCAAGCTGTTGGAGAAGAAGAACACGTTCACCGACTTCGTTGCGGCAGCACAGCATCTGGTGGATTCCGGCGTGACGCGCCCGGACCGGCTCGTGGCGTTGGGTGGCAGTGCCGGTGGGTTGCTGATGGGCGCGGTGGCCAACCTGGCGCCGGATCTGTTCGCCGGAATCCTCGCCCAGGTTCCGTTCGTCGACCCGCTGACCACCATCCTGGACCCGTCGCTGCCGCTGACCGTCACCGAGTGGGACGAATGGGGAAACCCGTTGAGCGACAGTGAAGTCTACGCATACATGAAGTCCTATTCGCCCTATGAGAATGTCGAGACCAAAAGGTATCCCGCCATCTTGGCGATGACCTCGCTCAATGACACCCGGGTGTACTACGTGGAACCGGCCAAATGGGTTGCCGCACTGCGGCACGCCAACCCGGACGGGAACACGGTGTTGCTCAAGACTCAGATGGCGGCGGGCCACGGTGGGGTCAGTGGCCGTTACCGGGCATGGCAGGAAACCGCGTTTCAGTACGCCTGGCTATTATCCGTTGCCGACGGCAACCGCTACGGCGGCGGCGAGAAAGACGATCTCGGTGCCGGTGCGCGACGGTAGCCGTGTGGTCATCGACTTGGGGGGTTGCGGCATCCGGGAGGCGTAGACGTTGGCCGGAAACATGGCCAGCATCAGCACCAGGAGGCACCAGGCTGCGCTTGCCCGGGTAGCGGGCAGCAGCAGCCCGACCGCCCCC
This Mycobacterium simiae DNA region includes the following protein-coding sequences:
- a CDS encoding phosphoribosylaminoimidazolesuccinocarboxamide synthase, which translates into the protein MRPALSDYQHLASGKVRELYRVDGEHLLLVASDRISAYDFVLDSTIPDKGRILTAMSVFFFGLVSELTDTPNHLAGPPDDPRIPDSVLGRALVVRQLEMMPVECVARGYLTGSGLLDYQKTGQVCGIELPPGLVEASKFAEPLFTPATKAALGDHDENIAFDRVIELVGADRANQLRDRTLQIYAQAADHALTRGIIIADTKFEFGTDPDGNLLLADEIFTPDSSRYWPAEDYRVGVVQTSFDKQFVRNWLTSPESGWDRHGSIPPPPLPQPIIDATRDRYLNAYERISGLSFDDWIGPAA
- a CDS encoding S9 family peptidase is translated as MTEVNAPTASPPVAKRVPTTREHHGDVFVDPYEWLREKSNPEVIAYLEAENDYTDRRLEHLEPLRQQLFDEIKARTKETDLSVPTRQGDWWYYSRTFEGQQYRVQCRCPVADPDDWDPPALDENTDIADEQILLDSNEEAEGYDFFALGAALVSLDAQLLAYSVDTVGDERYTLRFKDLRTGEKYPDEIADIASGVTWAADNRTVYYLTLDDAHRPDKVWRYRLGSGEPAELVYHEADERFWLGVGLSRSEAYVFIASGSSITSEVHYADAWDPQARFTVVLPRRDGVEYSVEHAIAGAGDRFLILHNDGAVNFTLTEAPVSDPTQQRTLIPHRDDVRIEAADAFASHLVISYRRAALPRIQLWPIASDGSYGEPEEIGFESELMSSGLGANPNWVSPKLRVRAGSLVTPLRIYDIDLSTGERTLLREQPVLGDYRPDYYVERRDWAPASDGTLIPVSIVHRAGLDLPAPTLIYGYGAYEICTDPSFSIARLSLLDRGMVFAIAHARGGGEMGRLWYEHGKLLEKKNTFTDFVAAAQHLVDSGVTRPDRLVALGGSAGGLLMGAVANLAPDLFAGILAQVPFVDPLTTILDPSLPLTVTEWDEWGNPLSDSEVYAYMKSYSPYENVETKRYPAILAMTSLNDTRVYYVEPAKWVAALRHANPDGNTVLLKTQMAAGHGGVSGRYRAWQETAFQYAWLLSVADGNRYGGGEKDDLGAGARR